Proteins from a single region of Macaca fascicularis isolate 582-1 chromosome 5, T2T-MFA8v1.1:
- the LOC141410260 gene encoding LOW QUALITY PROTEIN: uncharacterized protein (The sequence of the model RefSeq protein was modified relative to this genomic sequence to represent the inferred CDS: inserted 2 bases in 1 codon; deleted 1 base in 1 codon), which translates to MLEAPDCCQLPYPHGASLMSAAPRALGPVDCPGSEECGFKAWDWWALTPAAPVRDPLGEAGWAPESDGKHTPTVSPLKCILSHWDQFDPQTLKKRRLIFFCTMAWPQYSLSDGEKWLPQGSTNYNTVLQLDLFCKREGKWSEIPYVQAFFSLRXNTQLCKACNLYPTGGALSLPLYPSLPIAPLPINGDPPLISPAQKEISKEIAKGPQNPPGYQLCPLQAVEGGEFGPTGVHVPFSLSDLKQAKVDLGMFSDDPDKYIDVLQGLGKTFDLTWRDVMLLLDQTLAFNEKNAVLVAAREFGDTWYLSQVNNRMTAEERDKFPTGQQAIPSMDPPWDLDLDHGDWSRKHLLTCVLEVLRRVRKKPMNYSMMSTVTQVKEENPSAFLERLWETLRKYTPLSPESLEGQLILKDKFITQSATDIRESSKSKPLALNKISRHY; encoded by the exons atgctgGAAGCCCCCGACTGCTGTCAGCTCCCTTACCCTCACGGAGCCTCCCTGATGAGCGCAGCCCCCCGTGCGCTCGGTCCCGTAGACTGCCCAGGGTCTGAGGAGTGCGGATTCAAGGCGTGGGACTGGTGGGCACTTACCCCCGCAGCCCCAGTGCgagatccactaggtgaagctgGTTGGGCTCCTGAGTCTG atgggaaacacacACCAACAgtctcacccttgaaatgcatcctaagccattgggaccaatttgacccacaaaccctgaaaaagagacggctcatttttttctgcactatggcttggccccaatattctctctctgatggggaaaaatggctaCCTCAGGGAAGTACAAATTATAATACcgtcctgcagcttgaccttttctgtaagagggagggcaaatggagtgaaataccttatgtccaagctttcttttcattgag caACACACAACTATGTAAAGCTTGCAATTTATATCCCACAGGAGGAGCTCTCAGCTTACCCCTATATCCTAGCCTacctatagctccccttcctattaatggtgatcctcctctaatctcccctgcccagaaggaaataagcaaagaaatcgCCAAAGGACCACAAAACCCCCCAGGCTATcagttatgtccccttcaagctgtagagggaggggaatttggcccaaccggggtacatgtccccttctccctctctgatttaaaa cAGGCCAAGGTAGACCTGGGGATGTTTTCAGACGATCCTGATAAGTACATAGacgtcctacagggtctagggaaAACCTTTgacctcacttggagagatgtcatgctactGTTAGATCAAACACTggcttttaatgaaaagaatgcggTTTTGGTTGCAGcccgagagtttggagatacctggtatcttagtcaagtaaataaTAGAATGACAGCTGaggaaagggacaaattccctaccggTCAGCAAGCCATCCCCAGCATGGATCCCCCCTGGGATCTTGACttagatcatggggactggagtcgtaaacatctgttgacctgtgttctagaagtaCTAAGGAGAgttaggaaaaagcccatgaattattcaatgatgtccaccgtAACTCAggtaaaggaagaaaatccttctgccttcctcgaACGGCTATGGGagaccttaagaaaatatactcctcTGTCACCCGAATCACTAGAGGGTcaattgattctaaaagataagtttattacccaatcagccacagatatcagggaaagctccaaaagcaagccCTTGGCCCTGAACAAAATTtcgaggcattattaa